Part of the Candidatus Eisenbacteria bacterium genome is shown below.
CAGCAAGTACATCGGCGACTGCGTCATGGCGATCTTCGGCCTCACGCCCGGCGACCACGTCGCCACGCGCCAGGCGGTCGCCGCGGCGATCGCGATGCGCGCCGACCTCTACGCCTACAACGCGGAGAACGGCGAGACGGCCGACCTCGACATCCACATCGGTGTGAACACCGGTCCGGTCGTTGCCGGCGAGATCGGTGGCGCCGTGCGGCGCGAGTTCACCGTCATGGGGAATGCGGTATCCCTCGCCCGGCAGCTCGAACGCGCGTCGGGGCCCGGACAGATCTTCGTCGGGCCGCTCACCTTCGCGGAGACCGCGAAGGCGTTCGAGTACCGCGCCCTGGCGCCGCTCGCGTCGAACAACGGGGCAGAGGCGGTGCCGATCTACGACCTCGTCGCCGCCAGACGCAGTGGCCGCATGGTCAAGCGCGACAGCGAGCGCCGTCAGGCGACGGTGCTCTTCGCCGACATCGCCGGGTTCGAGGCGCTCTCGGAGCGCTTCTTGCCGGAAGACCTGAGACTTCTCTTGAACCGCTGCTTCACCGCCCTCGAGGCGGTCGTCCGCGCCCACGGCGGCGTCGTCGACAAGTACATCGGCGAATGCCTCATGGCGCTCTTCGGGGTGCCGAACGCCATCGAGAACGCCCCGCGCCGGGCGATCAATGCAGCGATCGAGATCCGCGAGCGTCTCGCGCAGTTCAGCCAGGAGGAATCCCTCCCGACGCCACTCGAAGTGCACATGGGCGTCAACACCGGTCTCGTGATCGCCGGCGAGATCGGCGGGCGCTTGAAGCGCGACTTCACCGTCATGGGCGACACCGTCAACCTCGCCGCGCGCCTGAAGGACGCGGCGGGAGATGGCGCGATCTACGTCGCGCCGGAGACGCATCGCTACACCAGGGACGCGTTCGAGTACCTTCCGCCGAAAGCGCTCGATCTGAAGGGCAAGGGCCAGCCCGTGCCGGTGTACGAGCTCGCCTCCGTGAAGCAGCAGGTGCACCGCGCGCGCGTGTCCGCGGCGGACCGGACCATCTCGTCGCCGCTCGTCGGTCGCGATCGCGAGCTGCAGCAGCTCCACGCCTGCTTCACGCGCGTGCTCACCGGCCAGGGCGGCATCGCGAACGTCATCGGCGAGGCCGGGCTCGGCAAGTCGCGCCTCATGGCCGAAGCCCTCGCCTTCGGGCCGCTGCGGAACGCAACGGTGCTCGAGGGTCGCTCGACGGCCATCGATCAGAACCTGAGCTTCCATCCGTTCGTCGACCTGCTGCGCCAGTGGGCCGGCATCGGCGACGATGACGGCGAGCCGGAGGCGTTCCGCAAGCTCGAGACGGCCGTCGTCGCGGTGATGGGCGACGCGGCGGCCGAGGCGCTTCCGTTCGTCGCGACGCTGCTCGGCATGCGGCCGCCTGGCGCCTACGGCGAGCGGCTTCAGGGAATCGAGGGCGAGGCGCTCGAGAAGCTCATCACGAAGAACACGCGCGAGCTGTTCCAGCACATCGCGGCCGTCCGGCCGCTCGTGCTCGTGTTCGAAGACCTGCACTGGGCCGACGGCACGTCGGTGGCGCTGCTCGAAACGCTGCTCCGCCTCGCGGCCGAGCACGCCGTCCTGTTCGTGAACGTCTTCCGCCCCGACTACCAGGACACCGCGGAGCGCGTCGTGCGCAGCGCGCTCGCGAGCGCGCCGGCGCGATACGACGAGATCCGCATCGAGCCGCTCGACGCGCAGCAGTCGGGCGCGCTCGTGCAGAACCTGCTCCGCATCGACGACCTGCCGAAGGCGACGCGCGACCTCATCACGCGCAAGGCCGAGGGCAATCCGTTCTACATCGAAGAGGTCGTGCGCTCGCTGATCGACCAGGGAGCCGTCGAGTATGCCGACGGGCGCTTCCGCGTGACCACGAAGATCGACGCGGTCGTGATCCCGGGCACCATCCAGGAAGTCATCATGGCCCGCGTCGACCGGCTCGACGAGCCGACGCGCCACCTCCTCCAGGTCGCTTCCGTGATCGGGCGCACCTTCTACTACCGCATCATCGCCGACATCTCCCGGCGCCAGGGCGAAAGCGACAGCGAGCTGGACGACGAGCTGGCCCGCCTGCAGCAGCGCCAGCTCCTGCTCCGGCGCGGGGGCGGATTCGACGTCGCCGTCGGCGGTCGCACGCTCGGCCAGGAGCTGGAGTACATCTTCACGCACGCGCTCGCGCAGGAGACGGTGTACGAGTCCATCCTGCAGAAGACGCGCAAGGAGCTGCACCACACCGTCGCGGAGTCGATCGAGGGGTTGTTCTCGGACCGCCTCGCGGAATTCCACGGCATGCTCGGCTACCACTACGGCCGCGCCGACGATCTCCCGAAAGCCGAGGAGCACCTCTTCAAGGCTGGGGAGGAAGCCGCGCGAAGCGCCGCCTCGGCCGAGGCCCTGACGCACTTCCGCGAGGCCGCCCGCATCTACGCGGAGCTCCACGGCGACGGCGGCGACCGGCAGCACAAGGCGCTGCTCGAGAAGAACATCGGCTACGCGCTCCTCAACACCGGGCGGCTCACCGAGTCGATCGCGAGCTTCGACCGCGCGCTCGAGCACAACGGCTATCGCGTCGCGAAGCGCGGGGTCGAGACGCAGCTCCGGTTCGCCTCGGACATGCTCGCCGTGCTGTTCCGCCTCTACACCCGCCCGGAGGCCCGCGCGACGCAGGCGGTCTCGGATCAGGAGCGGGAAGCCTTCGAGATCATGTTCCGGCGCTTCCGCGCCATGACCACGAGCGACCCGCAGCGCATGTTCGTCGACAACATCGCCGCCATCCGCCGCATGAACCATCGCGACCCGGCGACCATCGGCACGGCCTGCCTGACGTACGTGATGGGCGGAGCCGCGTTCGCCTACTCGGGCACGTCGTTCGCGGTGAGCCGCCGCTTCCTGCGCCGGGCCCAGCAGCTCATCCGGCCGGGCGAGGTCGGCGACGAGCTCGGCTGCGGCTTCTTCCGCTTCGTCATCAACTTCCTCGAGGGCAAGTGGCGCGAGGAGCCCGGCATCCCGGCCGATCTGCTCGAGCGCGGCCTCCGCAACGGCCTGTTCTGGGACGTGAACTCCTACCTCGGACTGGAAGCCGACCGGCAGATCCGGCAGGGACGGCTCGGCGCCGCGCGGG
Proteins encoded:
- a CDS encoding adenylate/guanylate cyclase domain-containing protein, translated to MSRARRASTLDEPGSDEQVSCRDARLDASQSGCSRWAAGGVGLTSSPHDPPRQSERRNATVIYADISGFTALSERLDPEAVTDVINEVFRRIERIVVEHGGVVSKYIGDCVMAIFGLTPGDHVATRQAVAAAIAMRADLYAYNAENGETADLDIHIGVNTGPVVAGEIGGAVRREFTVMGNAVSLARQLERASGPGQIFVGPLTFAETAKAFEYRALAPLASNNGAEAVPIYDLVAARRSGRMVKRDSERRQATVLFADIAGFEALSERFLPEDLRLLLNRCFTALEAVVRAHGGVVDKYIGECLMALFGVPNAIENAPRRAINAAIEIRERLAQFSQEESLPTPLEVHMGVNTGLVIAGEIGGRLKRDFTVMGDTVNLAARLKDAAGDGAIYVAPETHRYTRDAFEYLPPKALDLKGKGQPVPVYELASVKQQVHRARVSAADRTISSPLVGRDRELQQLHACFTRVLTGQGGIANVIGEAGLGKSRLMAEALAFGPLRNATVLEGRSTAIDQNLSFHPFVDLLRQWAGIGDDDGEPEAFRKLETAVVAVMGDAAAEALPFVATLLGMRPPGAYGERLQGIEGEALEKLITKNTRELFQHIAAVRPLVLVFEDLHWADGTSVALLETLLRLAAEHAVLFVNVFRPDYQDTAERVVRSALASAPARYDEIRIEPLDAQQSGALVQNLLRIDDLPKATRDLITRKAEGNPFYIEEVVRSLIDQGAVEYADGRFRVTTKIDAVVIPGTIQEVIMARVDRLDEPTRHLLQVASVIGRTFYYRIIADISRRQGESDSELDDELARLQQRQLLLRRGGGFDVAVGGRTLGQELEYIFTHALAQETVYESILQKTRKELHHTVAESIEGLFSDRLAEFHGMLGYHYGRADDLPKAEEHLFKAGEEAARSAASAEALTHFREAARIYAELHGDGGDRQHKALLEKNIGYALLNTGRLTESIASFDRALEHNGYRVAKRGVETQLRFASDMLAVLFRLYTRPEARATQAVSDQEREAFEIMFRRFRAMTTSDPQRMFVDNIAAIRRMNHRDPATIGTACLTYVMGGAAFAYSGTSFAVSRRFLRRAQQLIRPGEVGDELGCGFFRFVINFLEGKWREEPGIPADLLERGLRNGLFWDVNSYLGLEADRQIRQGRLGAARGQLEQLAQVSDAYGYEFAQANYDIMEAILLLEARDLDATLAAVERYSAGRTEDALRVLALGTRAKAQTLRGEQAEAGASLEQAAAIVAQAGIIPPWHLSAYTTARLWHALAALESAGSPPESSLGALRTEAKRSARQALRVARVVAGARVETWRLVGRLHWLLGRPSKAVAWWTKAIAEAERLEVQGELARTCAEMALRVRAGNGTNGDLSAHAERARRLFVETGLARDLARLDAGLHAGGDPAVTRPF